The stretch of DNA TTGTCCAGCTCAACCAGAATCAGCAGTTCGCCGTTCTTGTTGCAGACACCCTGGATGAACTTGGCCGATTCTTCGTTGCCGACGTTCGGCGCAGTCTCGACTTCGGATTGGCGCAGGTAAACCACTTCCGCCACGCTGTCGACCATGATCCCGACCACTTGCTTGTCGGCTTCGATGATCACGATGCGGGTGTTGTCGTTGACTTCGGTCGGCACCAGGCCAAAACGCTGGCGGGTGTCGATCACGGTCACCACGTTGCCGCGCAGGTTGATGATGCCCAGCACATAGCTTGGGGCACCCGGAACCGGAGCGATTTCGGTGTAGCGCAGCACTTCCTGCACACGCATCACGTTGATGCCATAGGACTCGTTGTCCAGCTTGAAGGTGACCCATTGCAGGATTGGATCATCCACCAGACCTTGTGCGGACACTGACTTGTTCATACTCCAGACCCCTTCAAATACCGTTGGTTACGGTGTGTGTTCTTGGGCAGCGCCGTAGCGCTGCTGCTTGTTATCAAGTGCGTTTGTTCAGCGGCATGGCTTTTACCGCGCCGCTGGCAATCAACTCCGCCAGTTCGGCGACATCCAGCAACGCGCACATGTGTTCGATCACAGTGCCCGCCAGCCATGGCCGCTGGCCCCGCTGGCTGCGCCATTTGATTTCGTTCGGGTCCAGGCGCAATGAGCGGCTGACCTGATGCACCGCCAGCCCCCACTCGTAGCCCTGGACCGAAATAACGTATTGCAGGCCCTGGCGGAAGTCATCGCGGTAGCGGTCGGGCATCACCCAACGCGCGGTGTCCAATACCTTCAAGTTGCCCTGCTGGCTCGGCAGGATCCCGAGGAACCAATCCGGCTGGCCGAACAACGGCGTCAACTCCTGGCCTTCCAGGGAGTAGATCGACCCCAGGCACACCAGCGGCACCGCCAGGGTCAGCCCGGCGACATCGAACAGCAAACATTCGAACGGCTCCGCAGCCCACACCGGGCGACCGTCGCCCTGTACCGGCGGCGGCGTGATGCTCGGCGGGAGGTGAACCTCAACCACCGGTTCGACCACCACAGGCGCGATCACCAGCGGTGCGACAGGCACCGGCACGGCAACTGGAACCACCAACGCATCACGGGCCTGCTCTTCCAGGACCGCCAGCTGAAACTCGTCCAGGGCAGCAGGTTCAGGCTCGATGACTTCATCGAGGATCAGAATCGGCTCCGG from Pseudomonas sp. NC02 encodes:
- a CDS encoding chemotaxis protein CheW — protein: MNKSVSAQGLVDDPILQWVTFKLDNESYGINVMRVQEVLRYTEIAPVPGAPSYVLGIINLRGNVVTVIDTRQRFGLVPTEVNDNTRIVIIEADKQVVGIMVDSVAEVVYLRQSEVETAPNVGNEESAKFIQGVCNKNGELLILVELDKMMSEEEWQDLENI
- a CDS encoding CheW domain-containing protein, producing MNRPVDFKTRPQLALESYLDALLQDATEDMPEPILILDEVIEPEPAALDEFQLAVLEEQARDALVVPVAVPVPVAPLVIAPVVVEPVVEVHLPPSITPPPVQGDGRPVWAAEPFECLLFDVAGLTLAVPLVCLGSIYSLEGQELTPLFGQPDWFLGILPSQQGNLKVLDTARWVMPDRYRDDFRQGLQYVISVQGYEWGLAVHQVSRSLRLDPNEIKWRSQRGQRPWLAGTVIEHMCALLDVAELAELIASGAVKAMPLNKRT